From a region of the Coffea arabica cultivar ET-39 chromosome 3e, Coffea Arabica ET-39 HiFi, whole genome shotgun sequence genome:
- the LOC113738180 gene encoding uncharacterized protein gives MARLIVYVMVVLAAVIFVHAAAARNIPSTTIATTAKPNETQTENTLNVRTAAAPSPSGAGVKDKKNFITYGGIGGWAGVGYAGLIPTLGGIGGVGGGVGGAGGGVGGLGGVGGLGGLGGVGGLGGVGGGGGAGGVGGVGGVGGAGGVGGVGVGGGIGGGKIIP, from the coding sequence ATGGCCAGGTTGATAGTGTACGTGATGGTTGTACTTGCTGCAGTAATATTTGTGCATGCAGCAGCAGCAAGAAACATTCCTAGTACTACTATCGCTACAACAGCGAAGCCTAACGAAACTCAAACTGAAAATACACTGAATGTGAGAACTGCTGCAGCTCCATCTCCAAGTGGTGCTGGCGTTAAGGACAAGAAGAACTTCATCACCTATGGTGGCATTGGGGGATGGGCTGGAGTTGGATATGCTGGCTTGATTCCAACACTTGGTGGCATTGGTGGAGTTGGTGGTGGGGTTGGTGGAGCTGGTGGTGGGGTTGGGGGACTTGGTGGTGTTGGTGGACTTGGCGGCCTCGGCGGAGTTGGTGGCCTAGGTGGCGttggtggtggaggtggtgcAGGTGGTGTTGGCGGTGTTGGTGGAGTAGGCGGTGCAGGAGGAGTGGGCGGAGTCGGAGTTGGTGGTGGCATTGGAGGTGGTAAAATTATTCCCTAA
- the LOC113737974 gene encoding putative disease resistance protein At1g50180, protein MAEPVVSFIIERLSNLLIEEGKFLRGVSDQAEQLQSELKLMQALLRDADAKQHDDAVIREWISQCKDLAYEAEDLIETFAFKVGSRRRGGLVNVLKRYACVFKECYMRHRVGVDIQGLNTRVSKLTQRFRDYGIRTIMEKEGPSSRQLQSIRRTYSHVEEDDFVGLESDVKMLVQNLVSEDGTSHYRVVSLCGMGGLGKTTIARKVYNHPNVRRHFDSFAWLCISQQWQTKEILQGILVKLIPERKEEIVRSWNDDELVRQLYHIQQNKRCLIVLDDIWSTDAWECIKNAFPTREKGSKILLTTRNKNVATHIGPNGFHHEPRLLSYDESWELLQKKALRERYNHGNEDIVKLEELGMEMVKHCGGLPLAVVVLGGILSTKDHFSEWEFVYQHIKFYLGRGERIGQREGEIQRILALSYYDLPYQLKPCFLYLGIYPEDHDIRTDSLYQIWMAEGMVSKEDQIEGESMMDVAERYLGEFVKRCMVQVKLKDEPGYRKFESCRLHDLMRDLCLAKGRDENFLKVNDYRHNDNLELIESTSSGSKSDRLVISLSRDEIPKYVPHKKKTIRHVRSLTFCIRDHPYYHRLARTRFSNFRMLRVLNIEGLSYLGGNNCKDNTCILFDFFKLTIEGHIHLRYLSLRNSDAIILQSSIGKLDHLETLDLYRFNVGWIANVLWKLRRLRHLYLPNPQEWALINRMCKLRLAGLIKLEILENFSAFNCEVRDLQQLTSLQVLKAIVIGENDGEEIMKCISSLQHLKEATVRFAKNNSLTLEKCSNLLEKLFESNLHHLTLDRCFGVLPDYKLHFLKNLNELSLRDSSFRRDPMVTLEKLPNLQKLWLIDVSFRTEMACHSLGFPRLRFLGLDVMERLEDWRVEEGAMPHLSHLRIRECTELKMIPDGLKFISTLKEIVIQEMPDTFNNRVRVIDGQEGEDFYKVSHVPSILIS, encoded by the exons ATGGCAGAGCCTGTCGTGTCTTTTATCATAGAAAGGCTGAGTAATCTATTGATTGAGGAAGGCAagtttctacgtggagtgagCGATCAAGCTGAGCAACTTCAGTCAGAGTTGAAGCTGATGCAAGCCCTGTTAAGAGATGCTGATGCAAAGCAACATGATGATGCTGTAATTCGTGAGTGGATTTCACAATGCAAAGATCTTGCATATGAAGCAGAAGACTTGATCGAAACATTTGCATTCAAAGTTGGATCCAGAAGGAGAGGTGGTCTTGTAAATGTCCTTAAACGATACGCTTGCGTTTTCAAAGAGTGCTACATGAGGCACAGAGTTGGAGTAGATATTCAGGGCCTCAACACTAGAGTCTCTAAACTCACCCAACGTTTTCGAGATTATGGGATAAGAACAATAATGGAGAAGGAAGGTCCAAGTTCGAGGCAACTGCAATCCATCAGGAGGACTTATTCCCATGTTGAGGAGGACGATTTTGTTGGCTTGGAAAGCGATGTCAAAATGCTGGTTCAGAACCTGGTAAGTGAAGACGGGACAAGCCACTATAGAGTTGTTTCTCTCTGTGGGATGGGGGGTCTGGGGAAGACAACTATTGCCAGGAAAGTGTATAACCACCCAAATGTGAGGCGTCATTTCGATAGCTTTGCCTGGCTTTGCATATCTCAACAATGGCAAACGAAAGAGATTTTGCAAGGGATCTTGGTCAAACTTATTCCTGAAAGGAAAGAGGAGATTGTAAGATCCTGGAATGATGACGAACTAGTCAGGCAACTTTACCACATCCAGCAGAATAAAAGATGCCTGATTGTTCTTGATGACATTTGGTCCACTGATGCTTGGGAATGCATAAAAAATGCCTTCCCAACTAGAGAGAAGGGAAGCAAAATATTGCTTACCACTCGTAATAAAAATGTGGCGACACACATAGGTCCTAATGGTTTTCACCATGAGCCTCGACTTTTGTCCTATGATGAGAGCTGGGAACTGCTTCAAAAGAAAGCATTAAGAGAAAGATATAATCATG GTAATGAAGATATCGTCAAATTGGAAGAGTTAGGGATGGAAATGGTTAAACATTGTGGCGGTCTTCCACTAGCTGTAGTTGTTCTTGGTGGAATTCTTTCAACAAAGGACCATTTTTCGGAGTGGGAATTTGTATACCAGCATATTAAGTTTTATCTTGGTAGGGGTGAGAGGATTGGACAAAGAGAAGGAGAAATACAAAGAATATTAGCTTTGAGCTATTATGACTTGCCATACCAATTGAAGCCCTGTTTCCTTTACCTTGGCATATACCCTGAAGATCATGACATCAGAACCGATAGTCTGTATCAGATATGGATGGCTGAGGGAATGGTATCCAAAGAAGATCAAATAGAAGGAGAATCAATGATGGACGTTGCAGAACGTTATTTAGGGGAATTTGTGAAACGGTGCATGGTCCAAGTGAAGTTAAAGGACGAACCTGGGTACAGAAAATTTGAGTCTTGTCGCCTTCATGACCTTATGAGAGATCTATGCTTGGCCAAGGGAAGagatgaaaattttttgaaggttAATGATTATCGTCACAATGATAATCTAGAGTTAATAGAATCAACATCTTCTGGAAGTAAATCTGATAGGCTTGTGATTTCTTTGAGCAGGGATGAAATCCCGAAGTATGTTCCCCACAAGAAAAAAACAATCAGGCATGTCCGATCACTTACATTTTGCATAAGGGACCATCCATACTATCATCGATTGGCAAGGACAAGGTTTAGTAACTTCAGGATGTTAAGAGTATTGAATATTGAAGGCCTAAGTTATTTAGGTGGAAATAACTGCAAGGATaacacttgcattctttttgattttttcaaattaacaaTAGAGGGCCATATCCACTTGCGATACCTAAGTCTGAGAAATTCGGATGCTATTATTCTTCAATCATCTATAGGAAAATTGGACCACCTGGAAACCCTTGATCTCTATCGTTTTAATGTAGGTTGGATTGCCAATGTTCTGTGGAAGTTGAGACGACTAAGACATCTATATCTTCCCAATCCTCAAGAATGGGCGTTAATAAATCGCATGTGTAAGTTACGTTTGGCGGGTTTAATTAAACTGGAGATATTGGAGAACTTTAGTGCATTTAATTGTGAAGTTAGAGATTTGCAACAGTTAACTAGTCTTCAGGTGCTAAAAGCAATCGTTATTGGGGAGAATGATGGTGAAGAAATCATGAAGTGTATCTCAAGTTTACAGCACTTGAAGGAGGCAACCGTCAGATTTGCCAAGAATAATTCTCTCACCCTAGAAAAATGCTCAAATCTTTTAGAAAAGTTGTTTGAAAGCAATCTCCATCATCTGACTCTTGATAGATGCTTTGGCGTCTTGCCTGATTACAAACTCCACTTCCTTAAAAACCTCAATGAACTGTCGCTTCGCGACTCAAGTTTCCGTAGAGACCCAATGGTAACACTAGAAAAGCTACCCAATTTGCAAAAGCTCTGGCTGATTGATGTTTCCTTCCGTACAGAGATGGCTTGTCATTCGTTGGGATTTCCTCGACTGAGGTTTCTGGGGCTAGATGTTATGGAGAGGTTAGAAGATTGGAGGGTGGAGGAAGGTGCCATGCCGCACCTTTCTCATCTTAGAATCAGAGAATGCACGGAGTTGAAAATGATTCCTGATGGTCTGAAGTTTATTTCAACATTGAAAGAAATTGTAATTCAGGAAATGCCAGACACATTCAACAACAGGGTTCGAGTTATAGATGGTCAAGAAGGAGAGGATTTTTACAAAGTAAGCCATGTACCGTCCATTTTGATAAGCTGA
- the LOC113737975 gene encoding uncharacterized protein, with the protein MSMPSSRQQLHYYSYNLSQNNFFPSFFTTCLSPFFLSFTILSALLINLLTPTAFAINHEGLTLYSWLHSSPSPPQGFSSWSLRDSNPCKWTFITCNSQGLVSEINIQSIPLQLPLPSNISSFIYLQKLVISDANVTGTIPSELGDCAALTAIDLNSNTLVGSIPTSIAKLQNLQDLLLNSNQLTGKIPAELSNCQSLKNLYLFDNRLGGSIPSELGLLPNLEILRAGGNKDIAGKIPDELGNCGNMTNLGLADTRISGSLPASLGKLTKLKTLSIYTTMVSGEIPPEIGDCSELVNLYLYENSLSGSIPPELGKLKNLDKLLLWQNNLVGVIPQEIGNCSKLTMIDLSLNSLSGTIPWSIGGLVELEEFMISDNNVSGSIPSVLSNATNLMQLQLDTNQISGLIPPELGKLSNLIVFFAWENQLEGSIPASLTGCASLQALDLSHNSLTGSIPPGLFQLQNLTKLLLVSNDISGTLPPEIGNSSSLLRLRLGSNRITGQIPKEIGGLKILNFLELSGNRLSGSVPDEIGSCTELQMVDLSNNTLEGPLTNALSSLSGLQVLDVSVNQFSGPIPASFGRLASLNKLVLSENQFSGSIPPSLGLCSSLQFLDLSSNKLSGPIPLELSKLESLEITLNLSCNGLAGPIPAQISSLSKLSILDLSHNNLEGNLTPLAMLDNLVSLNVSFNNLSGYLPDNKFFRQLSVSDLAGNQGLCSFGQDSCFQGNVAGIEVAKNENNMTRSRRLKVAIALLVTLTIAMVVMGTFAVVRARRSLKGGDDSEMGESWPWQFIPFQKLNFSVDQVLKCLVESNVVGKGCSGVVYRAAMDNGEVIAVKKLWPSSMGSTNGCSEEKCTLRDSFSAEIKTLGAIRHKNIVRFLGYCWNRSTRLLMYDYMPNGSLGSLLHERNGSPLEWELRYQILLGAAQGLAYLHHDCVPPIVHRDIKANNILIGLEFEPYIADFGLAKLVEDSDFARSSNTVAGSYGYIAPEYGYMMKITEKTDVYSYGVVMLEVLTGKQPIDPTIPDGVHIADWVRQKNESLEILDPSLLSRPESEIDEMTQTLGIALLCVNASPEERPTMKDVAAMLKEIKNEREDYAKVDVLIKGSPAAGDKGTKKPSNVQATSSSAQANRNLFPKSNNTSFSASSLLYSSSSNVKM; encoded by the exons ATGTCGATGCCCAGCTCGAGGCAGCAGCTGCACTACTACTCCTACAACCTCAGCCAAAACAACTTCTTCCCTTCATTCTTTACTACCTGTTTATCAccattcttcctttctttcactATTCTTTCAGCCCTTTTGATCAATCTCCTTACACCAACTGCTTTTGCCATCAATCATGAAGGTTTAACTCTGTACTCATGGCTGCATTCCTCTCCTTCACCACCTCAGGGTTTTTCAAGCTGGAGTTTGCGTGACTCAAATCCATGCAAATGGACTTTCATAACATGCAATTCACAAGGACTTGTTTCTGAAATTAATATACAATCCATCCCTCTTCAGCTTCCCTTGCCTTCAAATATTTCTTCATTCATTTACCTCCAAAAGCTTGTGATATCTGATGCAAATGTTACTGGAACTATCCCCTCTGAACTGGGGGATTGTGCTGCACTTACAGCTATAGACTTGAATTCAAATACCCTTGTGGGGAGCATCCCAACAAGCATTGCCAAGCTTCAGAATCTCCAAGATTTGCTCTTGAACTCTAATCAGCTGACAGGGAAAATCCCAGCTGAGTTGAGCAATTGTCAAAGCCTGAAGAACCTTTATCTGTTTGACAACCGTCTGGGTGGGAGCATACCTTCTGAATTAGGTCTGTTACCAAATCTTGAAATTCTGAGAGCAGGTGGCAATAAGGACATCGCTGGAAAAATCCCTGATGAGCTTGGAAACTGTGGTAACATGACTAATTTAGGCCTCGCAGACACCAGGATTTCCGGTTCTCTGCCTGCTTCATTAGGTAAGCTTACCAAACTGAAGACGTTGTCTATTTATACTACAATGGTTTCTGGAGAGATCCCTCCTGAAATAGGGGATTGTTCCGAGCTTGTCAACTTGTACTTGTATGAAAATAGCCTTTCTGGTTCAATTCCACCAGAGCTTGGCAAGCTCAAAAATCTAGACAAATTGTTGTTGTGGCAGAATAATCTAGTTGGGGTTATTCCACAGGAGATTGGGAATTGTAGTAAATTGACAATGATTGATTTATCTTTGAACTCTTTGTCCGGGACTATACCATGGTCTATTGGTGGCCTTGTTGAGCTTGAAGAATTTATGATTAGTGACAATAATGTGTCTGGATCAATTCCTTCGGTTCTGTCAAATGCGACAAATCTCATGCAGTTGCAGCTTGATACTAACCAGATATCAGGTTTGATACCACCTGAGCTGGGAAAGTTATCTAACCTCATAGTGTTTTTTGCTTGGGAAAACCAGCTTGAAGGAAGCATACCTGCAAGTTTGACTGGTTGTGCTAGCCTACAGGCTCTAGATTTATCTCACAATTCACTTACTGGTAGTATTCCTCCGGGCTTGTTCCAATTgcaaaaccttacaaagcttcTATTGGTTTCTAATGACATTTCGGGCACATTACCTCCCGAAATAGGAAATTCTAGTTCTCTGCTAAGGTTGAGGCTTGGAAGCAACAGGATTACAGGTCAAATTCCTAAAGAAATTGGGGGCCTTAAAATCTTGAACTTTCTTGAGTTGTCTGGTAATCGCCTTTCTGGATCAGTACCTGATGAGATTGGAAGTTGCACAGAGCTACAGATGGTAGACCTAAGCAACAATACGCTCGAAGGTCCCCTGACTAATGCATTGTCATCTCTGTCTGGGCTTCAAGTCTTGGATGTTTCAGTGAACCAATTTTCTGGTCCTATACCAGCGAGCTTTGGTCGTCTTGCTTCTCTGAACAAGTTAGTCTTGAGTGAAAATCAGTTCTCTGGATCAATACCTCCTTCACTAGGCCTCTGTTCAAGCCTTCAGTTTCTAGATCTTAGTAGCAACAAGCTCTCTGGTCCGATCCCTTTGGAGCTGAGCAAACTTGAATCCCTTGAAATTACTCTCAACCTGAGCTGCAATGGGCTCGCTGGGCCAATTCCTGCCCAGATATCTTCACTTTCCAAGCTTTCCATACTAGACCTTTCACACAATAACCTTGAAGGAAACTTGACCCCACTAGCAATGCTGGATAATCTCGTCTCTCTGAATGTGTCATTCAATAATTTGTCTGGTTATCTTCCTGACAACAAGTTCTTTCGGCAGTTATCTGTATCAGACCTGGCAGGGAATCAAGGCCTGTGCTCCTTTGGGCAGGACTCCTGCTTCCAGGGCAATGTGGCTGGCATTGAAGTAGCCAAAAATGAGAATAATATGACGAGGTCAAGGAGACTCAAAGTGGCAATTGCATTGCTTGTCACCCTGACAATTGCAATGGTGGTCATGGGAACATTTGCAGTTGTCCGAGCACGTAGGAGTTTGAAAGGTGGTGATGATTCAGAAATGGGAGAGTCATGGCCTTGGCAATTCATTCCATTCCAGAAACTAAATTTCTCTGTTGATCAAGTGTTAAAATGCCTGGTGGAGTCAAATGTGGTTGGAAAAGGTTGTTCTGGAGTTGTCTACAGGGCAGCTATGGATAACGGTGAGGTTATTGCGGTAAAGAAGCTGTGGCCATCTTCAATGGGCTCAACCAACGGATGCAGCGAAGAGAAGTGTACTCTTCGTGATTCCTTCTCAGCAGAAATAAAAACACTTGGCGCAATCAGGCATAAAAACATTGTAAGATTCCTAGGCTATTGTTGGAATCGAAGCACTAGATTGCTCATGTATGATTATATGCCTAATGGGAGCTTAGGCAGCCTTCTTCATGAGAGAAATGGAAGTCCTCTGGAATGGGAACTGAGATATCAAATTCTTTTAGGAGCTGCACAAGGACTGGCTTATTTACACCATGATTGTGTCCCTCCAATTGTTCATAGAGACATTAAGGCCAATAACATTCTCATTGGTCTTGAATTTGAGCCTTATATCGCTGATTTTGGCCTTGCAAAGCTTGTTGAAGATAGCGATTTTGCTCGCTCATCCAATACAGTTGCAGGTTCCTATGGCTATATTGCTCCAG AATATGGCTACATGATGAAGATCACAGAAAAGACCGATGTTTATAGCTATGGTGTGGTTATGTTAGAGGTCTTGACTGGGAAACAACCAATTGATCCAACAATTCCAGATGGAGTCCACATAGCAGATTGGGTGAGacagaaaaatgaaagtttggAAATCCTTGATCCAAGCTTACTATCCAGGCCTGAATCAGAGATTGATGAAATGACACAAACATTAGGCATAGCCTTATTATGCGTAAACGCATCCCCTGAAGAAAGGCCTACAATGAAAGATGTGGCAGCAATGCTCAAGGAAATCAAGAATGAAAGAGAGGACTATGCAAAAGTTGATGTTCTAATCAAGGGCTCTCCAGCAGCAGGTGATAAAGGAACTAAGAAGCCAAGTAATGTCCAAGCAACTTCTTCTTCGGCACAGGCAAATCGAAACTTGTTTCCCAAAAGCAATAACACCAGTTTCTCAGCATCCTCATTACTATATTCATCATCCTCTAATGTCAAAATGTGA